One part of the Nitrosophilus kaiyonis genome encodes these proteins:
- a CDS encoding DegT/DnrJ/EryC1/StrS family aminotransferase yields MVLYSKNIQILYMALLHAFGYKKIKLNPISPTFFANIAKILNIDIEYVDSKFDFSSSADIIHNFFETFIPKSDIVFQNFGENIGEAKVFVKKYKNCIKAEFFDKEIFEKTKLFLNGGIKKAKLWNFDVISLGIKDIAKPCDVENLDEQIKNSNEMVKYFNEKFQNSPYFDILNIGNKTLKKSYPILLKPSLYCPKEDIYQELLNKKIDVKVRFKPLYKITLFKSKSLPTCEELYKAVLILPLKEDIDDDVLKIFEKYRYRGCIF; encoded by the coding sequence ATGGTTTTATACTCTAAAAATATCCAGATTTTGTATATGGCATTATTGCATGCCTTTGGATATAAAAAGATAAAATTAAATCCTATTTCTCCTACATTTTTTGCAAATATAGCAAAAATTTTAAATATTGATATAGAATATGTAGATTCAAAATTTGATTTTTCAAGCAGTGCAGATATTATTCATAATTTTTTTGAGACTTTCATACCAAAATCTGATATTGTTTTTCAAAATTTTGGAGAAAATATAGGTGAGGCAAAAGTATTTGTAAAAAAATATAAAAACTGCATAAAGGCTGAATTTTTCGATAAAGAGATTTTTGAAAAAACTAAGCTTTTTTTAAATGGCGGAATAAAAAAAGCAAAACTTTGGAATTTTGATGTAATTTCTTTAGGAATAAAAGATATTGCAAAACCTTGTGATGTAGAAAATTTAGATGAACAGATTAAAAATTCAAATGAAATGGTTAAATATTTTAATGAAAAATTTCAAAACAGTCCCTATTTTGATATATTAAATATAGGTAATAAAACATTAAAGAAAAGTTATCCAATATTATTAAAGCCCTCTTTATATTGTCCAAAAGAGGATATTTATCAAGAGCTTTTAAATAAAAAAATTGATGTTAAAGTTAGATTTAAACCTTTATATAAAATTACTCTTTTTAAAAGTAAATCTTTGCCAACGTGTGAAGAGTTATATAAAGCAGTATTGATTTTACCTCTTAAAGAAGATATTGATGATGATGTTTTGAAAATATTTGAAAAATATAGATATAGAGGTTGTATATTTTAA
- the tpx gene encoding thiol peroxidase yields MATVTLKGNPVKLEGNEINVGDKAPEATVVTTDLQEKKVGGAQGKVQMIVVVPSLDTPVCATETRKFNEQAANIEGVDVTVVSMDLPFASKRFCSTEGVENLTVASDYRNRDFGEKYGVVIAEGPLKGILARAIFIIDKDGTVVYKQLVPEITEEPNYEEALEAAKKAAQA; encoded by the coding sequence ATGGCTACTGTTACATTAAAAGGTAATCCAGTAAAGTTAGAGGGAAATGAAATAAATGTTGGAGATAAAGCTCCTGAGGCTACAGTTGTTACAACTGACTTACAAGAGAAAAAAGTTGGTGGAGCACAAGGAAAAGTTCAAATGATTGTTGTTGTTCCATCTCTTGATACTCCAGTTTGTGCAACTGAAACAAGAAAATTTAACGAGCAAGCTGCTAACATAGAGGGAGTAGATGTAACTGTTGTATCAATGGACCTTCCATTTGCAAGTAAAAGATTTTGCTCAACTGAAGGTGTTGAAAACTTAACAGTTGCAAGTGATTATAGAAATAGAGATTTTGGCGAAAAATATGGGGTTGTAATAGCGGAAGGACCATTAAAAGGAATCTTAGCTAGAGCAATTTTTATAATTGATAAAGATGGAACAGTTGTTTATAAGCAACTTGTACCAGAAATTACTGAAGAGCCAAATTACGAAGAGGCACTTGAAGCTGCAAAAAAAGCAGCACAAGCTTAA
- a CDS encoding cation:proton antiporter: MNNEILIIITLSLLIFVTPFMSKLLKAPTSVLEIILGSLAGTIGLLHHIKLFEIVAEFGFLYLMFLAGLEVDLKKIFKVDKKILKRGLFYTALLYIFSFVIVKYLNLSNIFIVIFPLISVGLIAALRKEYGKNLKWLDISITIGSLGEVISIAVLTIISAGFKFGYGIEFYETIFYLFLFLLIILGVFKLLQILFWWYPELKTTLMPRIDKEEQDIRLSMGIFFLFLAIMLYLKLEVAFGAFIAGIFIATFFEHKKALPHKLSSFGFGFFVPIFFIYTGSSFKLEAIFMEGLLEKAAQITFLMILIRVLASSVFIKILNLKDSILFGLSHSMPLTLLVAIATLAFHAKSIDSFHYLAFILASLFEVIIVMSAIKVIQKIK, encoded by the coding sequence ATGAATAATGAAATTTTAATAATTATAACTCTATCTTTACTTATTTTTGTTACCCCTTTTATGTCAAAGCTTTTAAAAGCTCCTACAAGTGTTTTAGAAATAATACTAGGTTCTTTAGCTGGTACAATTGGACTTTTACATCATATAAAACTTTTTGAAATTGTTGCGGAGTTTGGTTTTTTGTACCTTATGTTTCTTGCAGGTCTTGAAGTTGATCTAAAAAAAATTTTTAAAGTTGATAAAAAAATATTAAAAAGAGGGCTTTTTTATACCGCCCTTTTATATATTTTCTCTTTTGTAATTGTAAAATATTTAAATTTAAGCAACATTTTTATTGTTATTTTTCCACTAATTTCAGTCGGACTTATAGCAGCTCTAAGAAAAGAGTATGGAAAAAATTTAAAGTGGTTAGATATCTCTATTACAATAGGCTCACTGGGAGAAGTTATTAGTATTGCTGTTTTAACTATAATTAGTGCGGGCTTTAAATTTGGCTATGGAATAGAGTTTTATGAAACTATTTTTTATCTTTTCCTATTTTTATTGATTATTCTTGGAGTTTTTAAACTTTTACAAATACTCTTTTGGTGGTATCCAGAACTCAAAACAACTCTTATGCCAAGAATTGATAAAGAGGAACAAGACATAAGACTTTCAATGGGAATTTTCTTCCTATTTTTAGCAATTATGCTATATTTAAAACTTGAAGTAGCTTTTGGAGCCTTTATTGCTGGTATTTTTATAGCAACTTTTTTTGAACATAAAAAAGCCCTGCCTCATAAATTATCCTCTTTTGGTTTTGGATTTTTTGTTCCTATATTTTTTATATATACTGGAAGTTCATTTAAACTTGAAGCAATTTTCATGGAGGGACTTTTAGAAAAAGCAGCACAGATAACTTTTTTAATGATTTTAATAAGAGTATTAGCTTCATCTGTTTTTATTAAAATATTGAATTTAAAAGATTCAATCTTATTTGGACTCTCCCACTCTATGCCTTTAACTCTTCTTGTAGCAATTGCAACTTTGGCATTTCATGCAAAAAGTATAGACAGTTTTCACTATTTAGCTTTTATTTTAGCAAGTCTTTTTGAAGTAATAATAGTAATGTCGGCTATAAAAGTAATACAAAAAATAAAATAA
- a CDS encoding biotin synthase, with product MKVYLCAISNISSGVCAEDCAFCTQSTKYRADIPRYKYKSIETIVQEAKKAKVAKAIGFCLVTAGRGIDDKILDFVCKAATAVKKEVPDISLIGCNGTAEIWQLKELKKCGIENYNHNLESSKSFYKNICSTHTWEERYQTCLNAKEAGLNLCTGGIFGLGESKEQQIELLNEIASLKPMSVPINFFHPNPALPLPQKIMDKNDALEIIKKAREVLKDAMIMVAGGRELVFGDDWPKIFEAGANSIVVGDYLTTKGNEPSKDIKTLEKLGYEIAKSCHE from the coding sequence ATGAAAGTATATTTATGTGCTATAAGCAATATTTCAAGTGGTGTATGCGCTGAAGATTGTGCATTTTGTACACAAAGTACAAAATATAGAGCCGATATTCCAAGATATAAATATAAATCTATAGAAACTATTGTTCAAGAGGCAAAAAAGGCAAAAGTTGCCAAAGCGATAGGATTTTGTTTAGTAACAGCAGGACGCGGAATTGATGATAAGATACTTGATTTTGTTTGCAAAGCTGCGACAGCTGTTAAAAAAGAGGTGCCAGATATATCTTTGATAGGATGTAACGGGACTGCTGAGATTTGGCAATTAAAAGAGTTAAAAAAGTGTGGTATTGAAAATTATAACCATAACCTTGAGAGCTCAAAAAGCTTTTATAAAAATATATGCTCAACTCATACTTGGGAAGAGAGATATCAAACATGTCTTAATGCAAAAGAGGCTGGACTAAATCTTTGTACAGGTGGTATTTTTGGGCTTGGTGAGAGCAAAGAGCAGCAAATTGAATTATTAAATGAGATAGCATCACTAAAACCTATGAGTGTTCCAATAAATTTTTTTCATCCAAATCCTGCACTTCCACTTCCTCAAAAGATTATGGATAAAAATGATGCATTAGAAATTATAAAAAAAGCAAGAGAGGTATTAAAAGATGCTATGATTATGGTAGCAGGAGGAAGAGAACTTGTATTTGGTGATGATTGGCCAAAAATTTTTGAAGCTGGAGCAAACTCTATAGTAGTTGGAGATTATCTAACAACAAAAGGAAATGAGCCTTCAAAAGATATAAAAACATTAGAAAAATTGGGATATGAAATAGCAAAAAGTTGTCATGAATAA
- the topA gene encoding type I DNA topoisomerase has translation MGKNLIIVESPAKARTIKNFLGKNYEVIASKGHIRDLPKSSFGIKIEEGKFEPQYRVDKEHSGVVKQIKDLAKKSDTIYIATDEDREGEAIGFHIAKAIGKEPEKLPRIVFHEITKNAIKKALENPRSIDMNRVNAQQARRLLDRIVGYKLSPLLSNKIQRGLSAGRVQSAALKLVVDREREIKAFVPQEYWSIEAKFNEIIDSILVEFQGKKIEKLSIKEQNEAKNIVDTLKNETFTVSKIEKKQRTTKSPAPFMTSTLQQTASTQLGFSPKKTMMIAQKLYEGVQTDKGITGVITYMRTDSLNIAKEAIEAAREKIEKSYGKEYLPKNAKIYTTKAKGAQEAHEAIRPTMIDFTPQIAANYLTPDELKLYTLIYNRFLASQAKDAIFETQTIYFSSKDGVFKANGRRLVFDGFYKILGGAEKEKLLPELEVGESVNLSKIEAIQHFTEPPARYSEASLIKKLESLGIGRPSTYAPTIALLQARDYIKIEKKQLIPTETAFKVIEVLEKHFPNIVDSSFTAKMEEELDEIAQAKKDWQKVLWDFYEPFISQIEKGKKEIKSQKIAIPVGRTCPECGAELVKRSGRFGEFIACSAFPKCKYTEQIEKEEKEEKKEETSEEVCEKCGSPMVVKRGPRGEFLACSAYPKCKNTKPLKKSEPKKLDVKCPECGGDIVERFSKRGKFYGCANYPKCTFVSKYEPVNKKCPECNYLMAKRTYRKKEIYECIKCKYREEI, from the coding sequence ATGGGAAAAAATCTAATAATAGTTGAATCACCTGCAAAAGCAAGAACAATAAAAAATTTTCTTGGAAAAAATTATGAAGTAATTGCTTCAAAAGGTCATATTAGAGATCTTCCAAAAAGCAGTTTTGGAATTAAAATAGAAGAGGGAAAATTTGAACCCCAATATAGGGTAGATAAAGAGCACTCTGGGGTTGTAAAACAGATAAAAGATCTTGCAAAAAAGAGTGATACCATCTATATTGCAACAGATGAAGATAGAGAGGGTGAAGCAATAGGATTTCATATAGCTAAAGCTATTGGAAAAGAGCCTGAAAAGCTTCCAAGAATCGTATTTCATGAGATTACAAAAAATGCAATAAAAAAGGCTCTAGAAAATCCAAGATCAATAGATATGAATAGAGTCAATGCTCAACAAGCAAGGAGACTACTTGATAGAATTGTTGGATATAAATTAAGCCCTCTTTTATCAAATAAAATTCAAAGAGGACTTAGTGCTGGTAGGGTACAAAGTGCTGCATTAAAACTTGTTGTTGATAGAGAAAGAGAGATAAAAGCTTTTGTACCACAAGAGTATTGGAGTATTGAGGCAAAATTTAATGAAATTATAGATAGCATTTTAGTTGAATTTCAAGGTAAAAAAATAGAAAAACTATCTATAAAAGAGCAAAATGAGGCAAAAAATATTGTTGATACACTGAAAAATGAAACCTTCACTGTATCAAAAATAGAAAAAAAACAAAGAACTACAAAATCACCAGCTCCTTTTATGACATCAACACTGCAGCAAACTGCTTCTACTCAGCTAGGATTTTCTCCAAAAAAGACTATGATGATAGCCCAAAAACTTTATGAAGGTGTCCAAACTGATAAAGGAATTACAGGTGTAATAACATATATGAGAACAGATAGCCTAAATATAGCAAAAGAGGCAATTGAGGCTGCAAGAGAAAAGATAGAAAAAAGTTATGGGAAAGAGTATCTTCCAAAAAATGCAAAAATATATACAACTAAAGCAAAAGGGGCTCAAGAGGCTCATGAGGCTATTAGGCCAACTATGATTGATTTTACACCACAAATTGCTGCAAATTATTTAACACCTGATGAATTAAAACTTTACACCCTTATCTATAATAGATTTTTGGCTTCTCAGGCAAAAGATGCAATCTTTGAGACTCAAACTATCTATTTTTCTTCAAAAGATGGAGTATTTAAAGCAAATGGGAGAAGACTTGTTTTTGATGGTTTTTATAAAATTTTAGGCGGGGCTGAAAAAGAAAAACTTCTACCTGAGTTAGAAGTTGGAGAGAGTGTAAATCTATCTAAAATAGAAGCGATTCAACACTTTACAGAACCACCAGCAAGATATTCTGAAGCAAGTTTAATTAAAAAATTAGAATCTTTAGGTATCGGAAGACCATCAACTTATGCACCAACAATTGCACTTTTACAAGCAAGAGACTATATAAAAATAGAAAAAAAACAGCTTATTCCCACAGAAACAGCATTTAAAGTTATTGAAGTTTTAGAAAAGCATTTTCCAAATATAGTAGATAGTTCGTTTACTGCTAAAATGGAAGAGGAACTTGATGAAATTGCTCAAGCAAAAAAAGATTGGCAAAAAGTATTATGGGATTTTTATGAACCATTTATTAGTCAGATAGAAAAAGGGAAAAAAGAGATAAAAAGCCAAAAAATTGCAATTCCTGTTGGAAGAACTTGTCCTGAATGTGGAGCTGAACTTGTTAAAAGAAGCGGTAGATTTGGCGAATTTATAGCTTGTAGCGCCTTTCCAAAATGTAAATACACTGAACAGATAGAAAAAGAGGAAAAAGAAGAGAAAAAAGAGGAGACTTCTGAAGAGGTTTGCGAAAAATGTGGCTCACCAATGGTTGTAAAAAGAGGGCCTAGAGGCGAATTTTTAGCTTGTAGTGCTTATCCAAAATGTAAAAATACAAAACCCCTAAAGAAAAGCGAACCAAAAAAACTTGATGTAAAATGTCCAGAATGTGGAGGAGATATAGTTGAGAGATTTTCAAAAAGAGGTAAATTTTATGGATGTGCAAACTATCCAAAATGTACATTTGTATCAAAATATGAACCTGTAAATAAAAAATGTCCAGAGTGCAATTATCTAATGGCAAAAAGAACATATAGAAAAAAAGAGATTTATGAATGCATAAAGTGCAAATATAGAGAAGAGATATGA
- a CDS encoding metallophosphoesterase family protein, whose product MKIGIISDTHNRVDLTKEAINKLIEFNISYLIHAGDIGKDVANFLDSLDIKTVAVLGNTDTNIQKEHKNLNIQTQPYYFKIKDTTFKLMHQPYFLTPDSDVIIYGHLHKFECSKQKSLYINPGEVCAREKPKIECALLYLDGFEVNYIHKDLEKELWIEKKVC is encoded by the coding sequence ATGAAAATAGGGATAATTTCAGATACCCATAATAGAGTAGATCTTACTAAAGAGGCTATAAATAAGTTAATAGAGTTTAATATCTCTTACTTAATACATGCTGGCGATATTGGAAAAGATGTTGCAAATTTTTTAGATAGTTTAGATATAAAAACTGTTGCAGTTTTAGGCAATACTGATACAAATATTCAAAAAGAGCATAAAAATTTAAATATACAAACTCAGCCATACTACTTTAAAATTAAAGATACCACATTTAAACTTATGCATCAGCCATATTTTCTAACTCCAGATAGTGATGTTATAATTTATGGACATTTACACAAATTTGAATGCAGTAAACAAAAAAGTTTATATATAAATCCTGGAGAGGTTTGTGCAAGAGAAAAACCAAAAATAGAGTGCGCATTATTATATTTAGATGGTTTTGAGGTAAATTATATACATAAAGATTTAGAAAAAGAGCTTTGGATTGAAAAAAAGGTTTGTTAA
- a CDS encoding AMIN domain-containing protein, which yields MKYFIIIFLLLSLYARENPFEPVTNTKPVKVTKSKKISSEKEFAIAKVEIPKIKPFKWISIELSDNYIVFLTNDKIKKIFSISNPEKIVLDFKAKRSFPTKKIENLDNKIVENIILGSHKNYYRVAIKLKRKVKYKIKKEKDKIEIEFVSK from the coding sequence ATGAAATATTTTATAATTATTTTTTTGCTTCTTTCTTTATATGCAAGAGAAAATCCTTTTGAACCAGTAACTAATACAAAGCCTGTGAAAGTAACTAAATCTAAAAAAATTAGTAGTGAAAAAGAGTTTGCAATTGCAAAAGTAGAGATTCCTAAAATAAAACCTTTTAAATGGATAAGTATTGAGTTAAGCGATAATTATATTGTGTTTTTAACAAATGATAAAATTAAAAAAATATTTTCTATTTCAAATCCAGAAAAAATTGTTTTAGATTTTAAAGCAAAAAGATCTTTTCCGACAAAAAAAATAGAAAATTTAGATAATAAAATTGTAGAAAATATTATTTTAGGTTCTCATAAAAACTATTATAGAGTTGCTATCAAATTAAAAAGAAAAGTAAAATATAAAATAAAAAAAGAAAAAGATAAAATTGAAATAGAATTTGTTAGTAAGTAG
- a CDS encoding UDP-N-acetylmuramate dehydrogenase: MKKIIDFKKYSSIKIGPKIEVEIIEEIDKKYEQYFLIGKANNILISNTPPKLATLSKKFDYIKIVNDELIIGAATPTGKVVSFCKKHNIGGFEFLSHLPGSIGGAIKMNAGVKEYEIKNILKWVRTYKGKIEKENINMQYRKTDIKNIIYEAGFKMENRFNEELRKKLINLRKNQPKEPSAGSIFKNPKENFAGRLIEEVGLKGKRVGNMAISNIHANFLVNLGNGTFEEAMELINMAKEKVLQKYGIKLEEEIIII, from the coding sequence ATGAAAAAAATAATAGATTTTAAAAAATACTCTTCTATAAAAATTGGTCCAAAAATTGAAGTAGAAATAATTGAAGAAATTGATAAAAAATATGAACAATATTTTCTTATTGGAAAAGCTAACAATATTTTAATATCAAACACTCCTCCAAAATTAGCAACCCTTTCAAAAAAATTTGATTATATAAAAATAGTTAATGATGAATTAATCATAGGCGCAGCAACTCCAACTGGAAAAGTTGTATCTTTTTGCAAAAAGCACAATATTGGAGGTTTTGAGTTTTTGAGCCATCTTCCAGGCTCAATTGGTGGAGCAATAAAGATGAATGCTGGTGTAAAAGAGTATGAGATTAAAAATATTTTAAAATGGGTAAGAACATATAAAGGAAAAATAGAAAAAGAAAATATAAATATGCAATATAGAAAAACAGACATCAAAAATATCATATATGAAGCTGGCTTTAAAATGGAAAATAGATTTAATGAAGAGCTTAGAAAAAAATTAATAAATTTGCGCAAAAATCAGCCAAAAGAGCCAAGTGCTGGAAGTATCTTTAAAAATCCTAAAGAAAATTTTGCTGGGAGATTGATTGAAGAGGTTGGACTAAAAGGAAAAAGAGTTGGAAATATGGCAATTAGCAATATTCATGCAAATTTTTTGGTAAATCTTGGAAATGGAACATTTGAAGAGGCAATGGAACTAATTAATATGGCAAAAGAGAAAGTTTTACAAAAGTATGGAATTAAACTGGAAGAAGAAATTATTATCATTTAG
- a CDS encoding FtsB family cell division protein → MRLVDDLVNFKKNQKEIFFDILKVLSALMLIILLGVYIGNLLFGKNSVEVLFELQNKKEALKREVQRLKEENAKLQKEYFELKQLEPE, encoded by the coding sequence ATGAGATTAGTTGATGATTTAGTTAATTTTAAAAAAAATCAAAAAGAGATATTTTTTGATATTTTAAAAGTGTTATCAGCTTTAATGCTGATAATACTTTTAGGTGTTTATATTGGCAATCTTCTTTTTGGAAAAAACTCTGTTGAGGTTCTTTTTGAACTGCAAAATAAAAAAGAGGCGCTAAAAAGAGAAGTTCAAAGATTAAAAGAGGAAAATGCAAAACTTCAAAAAGAGTATTTTGAACTAAAGCAGTTGGAGCCTGAATGA
- a CDS encoding menaquinone biosynthesis family protein, with product MSVYTVAHSPDADDIFMYYAIKFGWISSKNIKFENIALDIETLNEKALENFYDITAISFALYPYIKDEYALLRTAVSFGEGYGPKLIKKRGKKLKKDFKVALSGKYTTNAMLFRIAYPDAKPIYMNFLDIEKAVVDGIVDAGVLIHESILDFDSSLEVEKEIWDIWLELAKEELPLPLGGMALRRSLPLNKAIESEQMLIDAVKIANSHKKLLSQMLLERNLVRIDDKKLDIYLNLYANENSAILNEIQLKAINRLFEIGFNSGFYNCPIDVNDYLIPKEYEKLRYS from the coding sequence ATGTCAGTATATACTGTTGCTCACTCACCTGATGCAGATGATATTTTTATGTATTATGCTATCAAATTTGGATGGATTAGCTCAAAAAATATAAAATTTGAAAATATAGCCCTTGATATTGAAACTTTAAATGAAAAGGCATTAGAAAACTTTTATGATATTACTGCAATAAGTTTCGCTTTATATCCGTATATAAAAGATGAGTATGCACTTTTGAGAACTGCAGTTAGTTTTGGCGAAGGTTATGGACCAAAACTCATAAAAAAAAGAGGGAAAAAATTAAAAAAAGATTTCAAAGTTGCACTAAGCGGGAAATATACTACCAATGCTATGCTATTTAGGATAGCATATCCTGATGCAAAGCCAATATATATGAATTTTTTAGATATAGAAAAAGCTGTAGTTGATGGAATTGTTGATGCGGGTGTTTTGATACATGAATCGATTTTAGATTTTGATAGCTCTTTAGAGGTTGAAAAAGAGATTTGGGATATATGGCTAGAGCTTGCTAAAGAAGAGCTTCCTCTGCCTCTTGGCGGAATGGCACTTAGAAGGTCGCTTCCTTTAAATAAAGCAATTGAAAGTGAACAGATGTTAATAGATGCAGTAAAAATTGCAAATTCTCATAAAAAACTTCTTTCACAAATGCTTCTTGAGAGAAATCTCGTTAGAATAGATGATAAAAAATTGGATATCTATCTTAACCTTTATGCAAATGAAAATTCAGCTATTTTAAATGAAATACAATTAAAAGCTATAAATAGACTTTTTGAGATAGGTTTTAATAGCGGATTTTACAATTGCCCTATAGATGTAAATGATTATTTGATTCCAAAAGAGTATGAAAAACTAAGGTATAGCTAA
- the recA gene encoding recombinase RecA — MDPNKQKALELAIKQIDKAFGKGALVKLGEKEIEPIASISTGSLGLDLALGIGGVPKGRIIEIYGPESSGKTTLALQIIAEAQKDGGVCAFIDAEHALDVLYAKNLGVDVENLLVSQPDFGEQALDIVETIARSGAVDVIVIDSVAALTPKAEIEGEMGDSHMGLQARLMSQALRKLTGVLHKMNTTVIFINQIRMKIGAMGYGTPETTTGGNALKFYASVRIDVRRIATLKQGENQIGNRVRAKVVKNKVAPPFRQAEFDIMFGEGISKEGEIVDYGVKLDIIDKSGSWFSYKDIKLGQGRENVKAYLKEHPEISKEIESEIKKAMGINDSLMMVPENEIEE, encoded by the coding sequence ATGGATCCAAATAAACAAAAAGCATTAGAACTTGCAATTAAACAGATTGATAAAGCCTTTGGTAAAGGTGCATTGGTAAAACTTGGAGAAAAAGAGATTGAACCAATTGCATCAATTAGTACAGGTTCACTTGGACTTGACCTGGCCCTTGGAATCGGGGGAGTTCCAAAAGGAAGAATCATAGAGATTTATGGGCCTGAGAGTTCAGGTAAAACAACTTTGGCTTTACAAATCATTGCTGAAGCGCAAAAAGATGGTGGAGTATGCGCTTTTATAGATGCTGAACATGCTTTAGATGTGCTTTATGCAAAAAATCTTGGTGTAGATGTTGAAAATCTACTTGTTTCTCAGCCAGATTTTGGAGAGCAAGCTTTGGATATTGTTGAAACTATAGCAAGAAGCGGTGCTGTTGATGTGATTGTTATAGACTCAGTTGCAGCATTAACTCCAAAAGCAGAAATTGAAGGTGAAATGGGTGATTCCCATATGGGTCTTCAAGCAAGACTTATGAGCCAGGCTTTAAGAAAATTAACAGGTGTTCTTCATAAAATGAATACTACGGTTATTTTTATCAATCAGATTCGTATGAAAATAGGCGCCATGGGATATGGAACACCAGAAACTACAACAGGTGGTAATGCATTGAAATTTTATGCATCTGTTAGAATAGATGTAAGAAGAATAGCTACATTAAAACAGGGCGAAAATCAGATAGGAAATAGAGTTAGAGCAAAAGTTGTAAAAAACAAAGTTGCTCCACCATTTAGACAAGCCGAATTTGATATTATGTTTGGAGAGGGTATCTCAAAAGAGGGTGAAATTGTAGATTATGGAGTTAAACTTGATATTATAGATAAAAGTGGAAGCTGGTTTAGTTATAAAGATATTAAACTTGGCCAGGGAAGAGAAAATGTAAAAGCTTACTTAAAAGAGCATCCAGAAATTTCAAAAGAGATAGAAAGTGAAATCAAAAAAGCTATGGGAATCAATGATAGTTTGATGATGGTTCCTGAAAATGAGATAGAAGAATAG
- the eno gene encoding phosphopyruvate hydratase: MVYIDNIFAQEVLDSRGNPTVKATVVLSDGTMSSAIVPSGASTGKREALELRDNDERFNGKGVLKACEHVDVDIADELVGLNPYNQAEIDAILKELDGTDNYSKLGANAVLGVSMAVARAAATSLHLPLYRYLGGSNGVILPTPMLNIINGGAHADNDVDLQEYMIMPTGFDDFKEALRASSEIYHTLKKLLANDGHPTALGDEGGFAPNFKNNSEPIEYILKAIEKAGYKPGEEIVIALDAASSEFYNDGKYELKGDKKILSSEELAEFYEDLVNKFPIVSIEDGMAEDDWEGWKILTQKLGSKIQLVGDDLFVTNKKILAEGIEKNIANAILIKPNQIGTVTETMQTVRLAQRNSYNCVMSHRSGESEDAFIADFAVALNTAQIKTGAPARGERTAKYNRLLEIERDLLYPEYIGKELFR; encoded by the coding sequence ATGGTATATATAGATAATATTTTTGCTCAAGAAGTTTTAGATAGTAGAGGAAATCCAACAGTAAAAGCAACAGTTGTATTAAGTGATGGGACTATGTCAAGTGCTATTGTGCCAAGTGGTGCAAGTACAGGAAAAAGAGAAGCATTAGAACTTAGAGATAATGATGAAAGATTTAACGGAAAAGGTGTTTTAAAAGCTTGTGAGCATGTTGATGTTGATATTGCAGATGAGCTTGTTGGGCTAAATCCATATAATCAAGCTGAAATAGATGCTATTTTAAAAGAGCTAGACGGAACTGATAACTACTCTAAACTTGGTGCAAATGCAGTATTGGGAGTTTCAATGGCTGTTGCAAGAGCTGCAGCAACAAGCCTTCACCTTCCATTATATAGATATCTTGGAGGTTCAAATGGTGTTATCCTTCCAACACCTATGTTAAATATCATAAATGGTGGAGCTCATGCAGATAACGATGTTGATCTTCAAGAATATATGATTATGCCTACTGGATTTGATGATTTTAAAGAGGCTCTTAGAGCAAGCAGTGAAATATATCATACATTAAAAAAACTTCTTGCAAATGATGGTCATCCTACAGCTTTAGGTGATGAAGGAGGTTTTGCACCAAATTTTAAAAACAATTCTGAGCCAATAGAATATATTTTAAAAGCTATTGAAAAAGCTGGCTATAAACCAGGAGAAGAGATTGTAATAGCACTTGATGCAGCAAGTAGTGAATTTTATAATGATGGGAAATATGAGTTAAAAGGCGATAAAAAAATCTTAAGTAGCGAAGAGCTTGCAGAGTTTTATGAAGATTTAGTAAATAAATTTCCTATTGTATCTATAGAAGATGGTATGGCTGAAGATGATTGGGAAGGTTGGAAAATATTAACTCAAAAACTTGGGAGTAAAATACAGCTTGTTGGTGATGATCTTTTTGTTACAAATAAGAAAATATTAGCAGAAGGTATTGAAAAAAATATTGCAAATGCAATACTTATAAAGCCAAATCAAATCGGAACTGTTACTGAAACTATGCAAACAGTTAGACTTGCTCAAAGAAATAGTTATAACTGTGTAATGAGTCATAGAAGTGGTGAAAGCGAAGATGCTTTTATAGCTGATTTTGCAGTTGCTTTAAATACTGCTCAGATTAAAACAGGTGCCCCGGCACGTGGTGAGAGAACAGCAAAATATAATAGACTACTTGAAATTGAAAGAGATCTTTTATATCCAGAATATATAGGTAAAGAGCTTTTTAGATAA